The following are encoded together in the Magnetospirillum gryphiswaldense MSR-1 v2 genome:
- a CDS encoding phage head-tail joining protein translates to MTLDEMKAERERVLARRNSLVARVTVGDRTVQYDLTQANHVLADLDRRIAMLEGRKPRRRILAVATKGL, encoded by the coding sequence ATGACTCTCGACGAGATGAAGGCTGAGCGCGAGCGGGTGCTGGCGCGGCGTAACTCACTGGTGGCTCGCGTCACCGTCGGCGACCGCACCGTCCAATACGACCTGACCCAGGCCAACCATGTTCTGGCCGATCTCGACCGCCGTATCGCCATGCTGGAGGGCAGGAAGCCCCGTCGGCGCATCCTCGCCGTCGCCACCAAGGGGCTGTGA
- a CDS encoding phage portal protein, producing MLGSFRRRLGALIGGFEAAQGSRRLKGFQPSRAHVNTLIAAAGSDITARARYLVRNNGYALNAAESWTGNAVGTGIKPSSLIADKDLKTLVQQLWLAWTDESDAEELTDFFGQQRRAAREVFIAGEVFFRLRPRRPEDGLTVPLQLQMLPSEMLPLTRTEVLPNGNVIRQGIEFDRIGRRAAYWFLRRHPGDLTDPGMVGEMVRVPAAEIIHVIDPVESGQLRGVSRLAPAIVKLFLLDQYDDAELERKKIAAMYAMFVISPAPTDIIDVTPADDGSGDRIVEVQPGQVVPLEPGEQIQTSAPADVGGSYEPFEYRTLLQISAATGIPYAYLSNDMLKANYSNSRMALLEFRRRVEAWQHSVMVHQMCRKVWQRWLDVAVLSGALDIPGYERKRASFIACSWLPPKWDWVDPLKDAKAEIEQIGAGLKSRTQALAERGYDAEQVDAEIATDREREQRLGLTFGSDPPPLLLPPPTS from the coding sequence ATGCTGGGGAGTTTCCGCCGTCGCCTCGGCGCCCTGATCGGCGGCTTCGAGGCCGCCCAGGGCAGCCGCCGGCTCAAGGGCTTCCAGCCCAGCCGCGCCCACGTCAACACCCTGATCGCTGCTGCCGGTTCCGACATCACGGCGCGAGCCCGCTATTTGGTGCGCAACAACGGCTATGCCCTCAATGCCGCTGAGAGCTGGACCGGAAACGCCGTCGGTACCGGCATCAAGCCGTCGTCCCTGATCGCTGACAAGGATCTGAAGACCCTGGTGCAGCAGCTTTGGCTGGCCTGGACCGACGAATCCGATGCCGAGGAGCTGACCGATTTCTTCGGCCAGCAGCGCCGGGCCGCCCGCGAGGTGTTTATCGCCGGGGAAGTGTTCTTCCGCCTACGCCCGCGTCGCCCGGAAGACGGCCTGACGGTGCCGTTGCAGCTTCAGATGCTGCCGTCCGAGATGCTGCCCCTGACCCGAACCGAGGTTCTTCCCAACGGCAACGTGATCCGTCAGGGCATCGAGTTTGATCGCATCGGGCGGCGGGCGGCATATTGGTTCCTGCGCCGCCATCCCGGCGATCTCACCGATCCCGGCATGGTCGGCGAAATGGTGCGTGTTCCGGCCGCCGAAATCATCCATGTCATCGACCCGGTGGAATCCGGCCAGCTTCGGGGCGTGTCCCGGCTGGCCCCGGCCATCGTCAAGCTGTTCCTGCTCGACCAGTACGATGACGCAGAACTTGAGCGCAAGAAGATCGCGGCCATGTACGCGATGTTCGTCATCTCGCCGGCACCAACCGATATTATCGATGTGACCCCAGCCGACGATGGTTCCGGCGACCGCATCGTCGAGGTCCAGCCCGGCCAGGTGGTGCCCTTGGAGCCGGGCGAGCAGATCCAGACCTCGGCCCCCGCCGATGTGGGCGGATCGTATGAGCCATTCGAGTATCGGACGCTGCTGCAGATCTCGGCCGCCACCGGCATCCCTTACGCCTATTTGTCCAACGACATGCTGAAGGCCAACTACTCCAACTCGCGCATGGCGCTGCTGGAATTCCGCCGCCGGGTCGAGGCATGGCAGCACTCGGTGATGGTCCACCAGATGTGCAGGAAAGTGTGGCAGCGCTGGCTGGATGTGGCGGTGCTGTCCGGGGCGCTCGACATTCCCGGCTACGAGCGCAAACGCGCCAGCTTCATCGCCTGCTCCTGGCTGCCGCCGAAATGGGACTGGGTCGATCCGCTGAAGGACGCCAAGGCCGAGATCGAGCAGATCGGGGCGGGTCTGAAAAGCAGGACGCAAGCACTGGCCGAGCGTGGCTACGACGCCGAACAGGTCGATGCCGAGATTGCCACCGACCGGGAACGGGAACAGCGGTTGGGGCTGACCTTCGGTTCCGATCCGCCACCGCTCTTGTTGCCCCCACCGACATCGTAA
- a CDS encoding S49 family peptidase, whose amino-acid sequence MHDLPHLAARLYGTPLLVARSKLDVILGALGPRLAGQSISFDGDTAPSADVAVTPDGIAIVPVVGTLVARSGYLGAASGLTGYGDIADAIEAAATDPGVRAILLDVDSSGGEVGGLFDLVDHIQAIRSQCGKPIWAVADEAALSAAYAIACTADRLYVTQTGEVGSIGVVAVHRDESGADAQAGLAWSFVHAGACKVDGNPHQPLSDSARAGLQADVDALYGKFVALVAKCRKQPPEAIRSTEATVYRGDQAVAAGLADKVGTLRVALADLGATLARSSIRSPVLSKPKETTMSEQAGDIPVIETERSTPGAIVPVPGAVTAQVEQRLRAEYSEISAIAAQAARLGVTIDPAEAMAKGIRPEALRRTVLEQLAERSEATDVVAAAPAGAAPKSETESPIVRRAREAAARK is encoded by the coding sequence ATGCACGATTTGCCCCATCTCGCGGCTCGTCTGTACGGGACGCCGCTGCTGGTCGCCCGCAGTAAGCTGGATGTGATCCTGGGTGCTCTCGGCCCCCGGCTGGCTGGGCAGTCCATCTCCTTCGACGGTGATACGGCTCCATCCGCCGATGTGGCGGTGACGCCCGACGGCATCGCCATCGTGCCGGTGGTGGGAACCCTGGTGGCCCGCTCCGGCTATCTCGGCGCCGCCAGCGGCTTGACCGGTTATGGCGACATCGCCGATGCCATCGAGGCGGCAGCCACCGATCCCGGCGTTCGCGCCATTCTGCTGGACGTGGACTCCTCCGGTGGCGAGGTGGGCGGGTTGTTCGATCTGGTCGACCACATCCAGGCCATCCGCAGCCAGTGCGGCAAGCCGATCTGGGCGGTGGCGGACGAGGCGGCGCTATCGGCGGCCTATGCCATCGCCTGCACCGCCGACCGCCTCTACGTCACCCAGACCGGCGAGGTCGGCTCCATCGGCGTGGTAGCTGTCCACCGCGACGAATCGGGGGCAGATGCCCAGGCGGGGCTGGCCTGGAGTTTCGTCCATGCCGGGGCCTGCAAGGTGGATGGCAATCCCCACCAGCCGCTGTCCGACTCTGCCCGTGCCGGTCTTCAGGCCGATGTGGATGCCCTCTACGGGAAGTTCGTCGCCCTGGTGGCCAAATGCCGCAAGCAGCCGCCCGAGGCGATCCGCTCCACCGAGGCCACCGTCTATCGCGGCGATCAGGCAGTGGCCGCCGGGCTGGCCGACAAGGTCGGCACGCTCCGCGTCGCCCTCGCCGATCTCGGCGCCACCCTGGCGCGTTCCTCTATCCGTTCCCCCGTCCTGTCCAAACCCAAGGAGACCACCATGTCCGAGCAAGCGGGGGACATCCCCGTCATCGAAACCGAACGCTCCACTCCGGGAGCCATTGTTCCGGTGCCCGGCGCAGTAACCGCCCAGGTGGAACAGCGCCTGCGCGCCGAATATTCCGAAATCAGCGCCATCGCCGCCCAGGCAGCCCGCCTGGGCGTGACCATCGATCCCGCCGAGGCCATGGCCAAGGGCATCCGCCCCGAGGCGCTGCGTCGCACCGTGCTGGAGCAACTGGCCGAGCGCTCCGAGGCCACCGACGTGGTGGCCGCCGCTCCGGCGGGAGCCGCCCCCAAGTCCGAAACCGAAAGCCCCATCGTCCGGCGTGCCCGCGAAGCCGCCGCCCGGAAATAA
- a CDS encoding head decoration protein: protein MPVLTASPTLGDLLKFELNASYTRETVTLKAGTSYRLGSVLGRITASGEYRLSPAAEVVGDQGAETAIAVLLEAVDATDGVATGLIAARGPVILADGALIFEASVDQPAERAAKIVQLATVGLVARATV from the coding sequence ATGCCTGTGCTGACCGCTTCGCCCACCCTGGGCGATCTGCTGAAGTTCGAACTGAACGCCAGCTACACCCGCGAGACCGTCACCTTGAAGGCGGGCACGTCCTATCGCCTCGGCTCCGTGCTGGGCCGCATCACCGCCAGCGGCGAATACCGCCTGTCGCCCGCCGCCGAGGTGGTCGGTGACCAAGGGGCGGAAACCGCCATCGCCGTGCTGTTGGAAGCGGTGGACGCCACCGATGGCGTGGCCACCGGCCTGATCGCCGCCCGTGGCCCGGTCATCCTGGCCGATGGCGCTCTGATTTTCGAAGCCTCGGTCGACCAGCCCGCCGAACGGGCCGCCAAAATTGTCCAGCTTGCCACTGTGGGTCTGGTTGCCCGCGCCACCGTCTGA